A window of the Vigna angularis cultivar LongXiaoDou No.4 chromosome 3, ASM1680809v1, whole genome shotgun sequence genome harbors these coding sequences:
- the LOC108324213 gene encoding bZIP transcription factor 50, producing the protein MDTSEETLLTQFDWDSFFDQVPEFDAHDFLQDDTAPVSVAGDNPSPNDPVLSQIENMLMGHPENDVVSTETPLSESSESDFYRLLEEILVEPDEGPESERSKAESEEGSEKDRTGDAVSDEPTSKKLKRQLRNRDAAVRSRERKKAYVKDLEMKSRYLEGECRRLGHLLQCCYAENNALRLCLQSRGAYGVSVTSQESAVLLLEPLLLGSLLWVMGIMCHLSLPLMLCLTAVLPRENIVQKGVIKVTQKGPESNISRCFQMQSFVKSRRCRASRTKMKFIFML; encoded by the exons ATGGATACTTCCGAAGAAACCCTACTCACCCAATTTGATTGGGATTCGTTCTTCGACCAGGTGCCTGAATTCGACGCCCATGATTTTTTGCAGGATGACACCGCTCCTGTTAGCGTCGCCGGCGACAATCCCTCCCCTAACGATCCCGTTTTGTCCCAAATCGAGAACATGCTAATGGGCCACCCCGAAAACGACGTCGTCTCCACCGAAACGCCGTTGTCCGAGTCGTCTGAGTCCGACTTCTACAGGCTTCTCGAGGAGATTCTAGTGGAGCCCGATGAGGGACCGGAAAGTGAGCGTTCCAAGGCAGAGTCTGAGGAAGGCTCCGAAAAAGACAGAACCGGTGATGCAGTTTCCGATGAACCCACTtccaaaaagttaaaaag GCAGTTGAGGAATAGAGATGCTGCTGTGAGATCGAGGGAGAGGAAGAAGGCTTATGTGAAAGACCTGGAGATGAAGAGTAGGTATTTAGAAGGGGAATGCAGAAGACTGGGGCATTTGCTTCAGTGCTGCTATGCTGAGAACAATGCTTTGCGGCTTTGCTTGCAATCGCGTGGTGCATATGGTGTTTCCGTGACCTCGCAGGAGTCTGCTGTGCTCTTGTTGG AACCTCTGCTGTTGGGTTCCCTGCTGTGGGTCATGGGCATCATGTGCCATCTCAGTCTGCCCCTAATGCTGTGTCTCACAGCGGTTCTTCCAAGAGAAAACATCGTACAGAAGGGCGTAATAAAGGTAACCCAAAAAGGTCCAGAAAGTAATATCTCCAGGTGTTTCCAGATGCAATCATTTGTAAAGAGTAGAAGATGCCGAGCTTCAAGAACAAAGatgaaattcatttttatgTTGTAA
- the LOC108326547 gene encoding probable sodium/metabolite cotransporter BASS4, chloroplastic: MFASASSQLLFRVQSLHSTEPMAHSLTLSRFPATISSSFHRHHYAVKPLTLRSVSRRFKPALIRACDRSQQIGGNGSKGTKELSWLEPILKFARSNVLPLALVSAVTLGLTYPSLGCAADKFNVSKVGPFGIFVISGLMLRSEEIGAAVEAWPVGLFGLVSILFLTPYFSRIILQIQLQPQEFVTGLAIFSCMPTTLSSGVALTQLAGGNSALALAMTVISNLLGIMIIPLSITKFVAAGVGVTLPIKQLFNSLVLTILIPLILGKVLRESFKGVADFVDKNRKLFSLISALFLSLVPWIQVSRSRPLLLKLKPDVFLIAIGLGTLLHLSLLVFNTIAVRSLSVISGGRNSIFSREENASALVLVASQKTLPVMVAVIEPLQGAFGESGLLVLPCVAAHLNQIIVDSFIVNFLRSRDNSNNVKVA, encoded by the exons ATGTTCGCATCAGCTTCCTCCCAATTACTGTTTAGAGTTCAGTCACTGCACTCCACGGAGCCAATGGCGCACTCACTCACCCTCTCGCGCTTTCCCGCCACCATTTCCTCCTCCTTTCACCGCCACCACTACGCCGTTAAACCCCTAACTCTCCGCTCCGTTTCTCGCCGTTTTAAACCCGCACTCATCAGAGCCTGTGACCGATCGCAGCAG ATCGGTGGCAATGGCAGTAAAGGGACGAAAGAATTGAGTTGGCTGGaaccaattttgaaatttgCTAGGAGCAACGTTCTACCTTTAG CTCTGGTTAGTGCAGTGACATTAGGATTAACATATCCTAGTCTTGGTTGTGCTGCTGATAAATTTAATGTGTCAAAAGTTGGTCCATTTGGAATTTTTGTGATCTCAG GATTGATGTTGCGTAGTGAAGAAATTGGTGCAGCTGTAGAAGCATGGCCTGTTGGACTCTTTGGGCTT GtgtctattttatttcttacacCATACTTTTCCAGGATAATATTGCAAATTCAGCTCCAACCCCAGGAATTTGTTACAg GGCTGGCTATATTTAGCTGTATGCCAACTACATTATCAAGTGGTGTCGCACTTACCCAG CTTGCTGGGGGAAATTCTGCGCTTGCTCTTGCAATGACTGTAATATCCAACTTGTTAGGAATAATGATT attccACTTTCCATCACAAAATTTGTAGCTGCTGGAGTTGGAGTAACTCTACCTATCAAGCAGTTATTTAACAGTCTTGTTCTGACCATATTAATCCCCCTTATCTTGGGAAAG GTTCTACGTGAATCTTTTAAAG GTGTGGCTGACTTTGTCGACAAAAACCGCAAGCTTTTCTCATTGATCAGTGCGCTTTTCCTTAGCCTT GTACCTTGGATACAGGTGAGTAGGTCAAGGCCACTGCTGTTAAAGCTGAAGCCCGATGTTTTTCTCATAGCTATTGGACTGGGAAC ACTTCTTCATCTGTCTTTATTGGTTTTCAATACCATTGCTGTCCGGAGTCTCTCAGTTATCTCTGGTGGTAGAAACTCAATTTTTTCTCGGGAAGAAAATGCTAGTGCACTCGTACTTGTCGCAAGCCAG AAAACATTACCAGTGATGGTAGCAGTGATAGAGCCACTTCAAGGTGCATTTGGAGAATCTGGATTACTTGTTCTTCCTTGTGTTGCAGCACACCTCAACCAG ATTATTGTTGACTCTTTTATCGTCAACTTCTTGCGTTCCCGAGACAATTCCAACAATGTCAAGGTGGCTTAA
- the LOC108325477 gene encoding uncharacterized protein LOC108325477: MLIKFAAVFFVTLVALAYQAIQPPPPRTCGSPNGPPITASRIKLRDGRHLAYKEHGVPRELAKNKIVFLHGFRSSRHDAVIATNHPNGLLEELGVCVVSFDRPGYGESDPHPNRTIKSLALDVEELADKLELGDKFYVVGFSMGGQAVWGCLKFIPHRLAGATLLTPVVNYWWHNLPSNITTKSFYDQPTRDQWAVRVAHYFPWLTFWWFTQKWFPSSSAVSPTPIVLSHQDLSILPKINRQHLSQVQQQGEAESICRDAKVGFGRWDFDPLDIDNPFPDNTGHVHLWQGDDDKLIPVPLQRYIAQNIPWIHYHEIHGSGHLFPYLHELTATIIKTQLLH; the protein is encoded by the exons ATGCTGATAAAATTTGCAGCAGTGTTCTTCGTAACTCTTGTGGCCTTGGCATATCAGGCCATTCAGCCTCCGCCCCCAAGAACATGTGGTTCACCAAATGGGCCACCCATCACAGCTTCAAGGATTAAGCTCAGAGATGGAAGGCACTTAGCCTACAAGGAACATGGTGTGCCTCGAGAACTGGCCAAGAACAAGATTGTGTTCTTACATGGCTTTCGTTCCTCTCGACATGATGCTGTTATTGCAACAAACCATCCcaat GGACTTCTTGAGGAACTTGGAGTGTGTGTTGTGTCTTTTGATAGACCAGGGTATGGAGAAAGTGACCCACATCCAAATCGAACGATTAAAAGCTTGGCACTTGATGTTGAAGAGCTTGCAGATAAGTTAGAATTGGGAGATAAGTTCTATGTGGTCGGATTTTCCATGGGAGGACAAGCTGTATGGGGTTGCCTCAAGTTCATTCCTCATAG ACTCGCTGGAGCAACACTGCTGACACCAGTGGTAAATTATTGGTGGCATAACCTTCCTTCCaacatcaccacaaagtccttCTACGACCAACCCACACGAGATCAATGGGCTGTGCGAGTTGCTCACTACTTTCCATGGCTAACTTTCTGGTGGTTCACTCAGAAATGGTTTCCTTCATCAAGTGCTGTAAGTCCCACTCCTATTGTTCTCTCCCATCAAGATTTATCAATCCTTCCCAAAATCAACAGACAACATCTG tCACAGGTGCAGCAACAAGGTGAAGCTGAATCAATTTGTCGTGACGCCAAAGTTGGGTTTGGGAGATGGGATTTTGATCCTCTTGATATTGATAACCCTTTTCCAGATAACACAGGCCATGTTCATCTATGGCAAGGTGATGACGATAAGCTCATCCCTGTTCCCCTCCAACGCTACATTGCTCAAAACATCCCTTGGATTCACTACCATGAAATCCATGGTTCTGGACACCTCTTTCCTTACCTCCATGAACTCACTGCCACcatcatcaaaacacaattGCTCCATTGA